A part of Actinobaculum sp. 313 genomic DNA contains:
- a CDS encoding iron chelate uptake ABC transporter family permease subunit, whose translation MGLQMHRSPFSTSNAATLRNRRVFALVGGLAILAVAALASLVIGSRPVPPATVIAALFGDEVPRADAHAILELRVPRTALTILVGGALAVAGALIQTLTRNPLADPGILGVTSGSSFAVALAVGLLGITRPSLYVWFALAGALAATLAVALVGGAARGSVDPVRLLLAGVALGAVLSGIVSGLRIASPRTFNTIKVWEVGTFVDRNLTSCLPVVLIMLTGAVIALVLGKSLNALALGEEMASALGTSVWRTRLLAVAAITFLAGGATALVGPISFVGLMVPHVARWLTGQDQRWIIACCLIWGPIITIFADIAARIAVSPGEMPVGIVLSFLGGPVLVALVRRRKALAL comes from the coding sequence ATGGGACTGCAGATGCATCGATCACCATTCTCTACCAGCAATGCGGCGACGCTGCGTAACCGCCGCGTCTTCGCACTTGTCGGTGGCCTTGCAATTCTCGCCGTCGCCGCACTGGCCTCCTTGGTGATCGGCAGCAGGCCTGTACCACCTGCCACCGTAATCGCGGCTCTTTTCGGTGATGAAGTGCCCCGCGCCGACGCCCATGCAATATTGGAACTGCGCGTGCCGCGAACCGCTCTGACAATTCTCGTTGGCGGCGCCCTTGCCGTCGCGGGAGCGCTCATCCAGACTCTCACCCGCAACCCGCTGGCCGATCCCGGCATCCTCGGGGTGACCTCCGGTTCTTCATTCGCTGTGGCACTGGCAGTAGGCCTGCTGGGAATCACTCGGCCGTCGCTATATGTATGGTTCGCCCTCGCCGGTGCTTTGGCTGCCACACTGGCTGTGGCATTGGTGGGTGGAGCGGCGCGCGGCAGTGTCGATCCGGTTCGCCTACTCCTTGCCGGAGTAGCACTCGGAGCCGTTCTGTCCGGAATCGTCTCCGGGCTGCGCATCGCTAGCCCGCGCACCTTCAACACCATCAAGGTGTGGGAAGTCGGCACATTCGTTGATCGGAACCTCACCTCCTGCCTGCCGGTTGTACTTATCATGCTCACCGGCGCAGTTATCGCTCTCGTACTCGGAAAGTCACTTAATGCCCTGGCACTGGGCGAAGAAATGGCATCAGCCTTGGGCACCTCCGTGTGGCGTACCCGCCTTCTGGCGGTGGCGGCGATTACCTTCCTCGCCGGCGGCGCCACCGCACTCGTCGGCCCCATTTCATTTGTCGGCCTCATGGTGCCTCATGTAGCCCGGTGGCTCACCGGGCAGGATCAACGGTGGATCATAGCATGTTGTCTGATATGGGGACCGATTATCACCATTTTTGCCGATATTGCCGCCCGAATCGCTGTCTCCCCCGGAGAAATGCCAGTGGGAATCGTCCTCTCCTTCCTCGGCGGCCCGGTGCTCGTGGCCTTGGTGCGACGCAGAAAGGCGCTGGCACTATGA
- a CDS encoding iron-siderophore ABC transporter substrate-binding protein produces the protein MKRPRIRRVMAVAAAVALALVGCGNDDAQDTTSSNSAANTDVSVQSDAFPATIETKFGEVTVEEMPERVVALGWGDAEVALAFDVQPVGAADWLAFGGDGVGPWAEGLYNESPQILGTLELSYEEVAALEPDLILDVRSSGDEERYERLSSIAPTIGVSKDGDNYLTSSADQVRMIGAALGQPEKAEELLEEVDEAFAAARSEYPHWDGKTVTVATRTSEGWGAYLDDARVHFMENLGFAQNPQIDALASTSENGWSVSVSSEQLDLFDADLIVAFPIYIDSSEITGDAGWQAIPAVEDGRVLVIEDELSSAYSLGTPAATLYAIEQMAPLIDQATEGND, from the coding sequence GTGAAGAGACCAAGAATTCGTCGTGTTATGGCCGTGGCCGCCGCTGTTGCGTTGGCTCTGGTCGGCTGCGGTAACGATGACGCACAGGACACGACGTCGTCGAACTCGGCAGCGAATACGGACGTGAGTGTGCAGTCCGACGCATTTCCGGCAACAATCGAAACGAAGTTCGGTGAGGTCACCGTTGAAGAGATGCCCGAGCGTGTGGTTGCGCTCGGCTGGGGTGATGCGGAAGTTGCACTCGCCTTCGATGTGCAACCGGTGGGTGCTGCCGATTGGCTTGCATTCGGCGGAGACGGCGTCGGCCCGTGGGCCGAGGGCCTCTACAACGAGTCCCCGCAGATCCTCGGTACACTCGAACTCTCCTACGAGGAAGTTGCCGCCCTCGAACCGGATCTCATTTTGGACGTGCGCAGTTCGGGCGACGAGGAGCGCTACGAGAGATTGTCCTCCATTGCCCCGACGATCGGTGTCAGCAAGGACGGCGACAATTACCTGACCTCTTCCGCGGATCAGGTCCGCATGATCGGGGCGGCCCTCGGCCAGCCGGAGAAGGCGGAGGAGTTGCTTGAGGAAGTTGACGAGGCCTTCGCGGCGGCGCGCAGTGAGTACCCGCACTGGGATGGCAAAACCGTTACGGTTGCCACACGCACGTCGGAGGGATGGGGCGCCTACCTCGACGACGCACGTGTGCATTTCATGGAGAACCTCGGATTCGCACAGAACCCGCAGATCGACGCCCTGGCATCGACGTCGGAGAACGGCTGGTCGGTTTCCGTCTCCAGTGAACAACTCGACCTCTTCGATGCCGACCTCATTGTCGCCTTCCCGATCTATATCGACAGTTCGGAGATTACCGGAGATGCGGGTTGGCAGGCGATTCCTGCGGTGGAGGACGGCCGTGTACTTGTTATTGAGGATGAGCTCTCCAGCGCCTATTCGCTGGGCACCCCAGCGGCGACCCTCTACGCGATTGAACAGATGGCGCCATTGATCGACCAGGCGACGGAAGGCAACGACTGA
- a CDS encoding siderophore-interacting protein yields the protein MRQELSSTRPIRPTRASVQLLRVADSRRISPTFQRLSFAPHEESFNEEFDFLGFDQWFRFFFWPPLQERMERRAQTVGPVAGKRGSVRADSPAIPAYSANARAGRGSTAYGPRRPGLPPLPWGAADGWYQRYRALPAKNRPTVRNYTIRDARRISGTWYIDVDFAIHRAPDGQIEGRAARWARRAQRGELVGFLDQGRIFRFDGAKGPLLLVSDETGLPGIEGIARSLHAGGHVPETTAIIEVPTSEDRRDIWLDDVLWTTRPRGQEVGQSLLALLDHMPLSGFEGAYIVGEASFALAVRNRCLDAGMPRENIDFCGYWRKAQSADFE from the coding sequence ATGCGCCAAGAACTATCATCCACACGGCCTATAAGGCCGACGCGTGCTTCGGTGCAGCTGCTGCGCGTAGCGGACAGCAGGCGTATTTCGCCCACCTTCCAGCGGCTCTCTTTCGCTCCGCACGAGGAGAGCTTCAATGAAGAGTTCGACTTCTTGGGTTTTGACCAGTGGTTTCGATTCTTCTTCTGGCCGCCGCTGCAAGAGAGAATGGAGCGCCGCGCGCAGACCGTCGGGCCGGTGGCGGGCAAACGCGGATCGGTTCGCGCGGACAGTCCTGCCATTCCCGCCTATAGCGCGAATGCCCGGGCAGGCAGAGGCAGTACCGCCTACGGGCCGCGTCGGCCCGGTCTGCCGCCTTTACCCTGGGGAGCCGCAGATGGGTGGTATCAGCGCTACCGCGCTCTGCCGGCGAAGAATCGGCCGACGGTGCGCAATTACACCATTCGTGATGCTCGCCGTATATCCGGCACCTGGTATATCGATGTGGACTTCGCGATCCACCGCGCCCCTGACGGTCAGATTGAAGGGCGAGCTGCACGATGGGCGCGCCGAGCACAACGCGGTGAACTGGTGGGATTCCTCGACCAGGGCCGCATCTTTCGTTTCGATGGCGCCAAGGGACCGCTTCTTTTGGTCTCCGATGAGACGGGCCTACCCGGAATTGAGGGGATAGCGCGTTCGCTGCACGCGGGCGGTCACGTACCCGAAACCACGGCGATTATCGAGGTGCCAACCAGTGAAGATCGACGTGACATTTGGCTCGACGACGTGCTGTGGACAACGCGTCCTCGTGGGCAGGAAGTGGGCCAGAGCCTTCTCGCCCTACTAGACCATATGCCCCTGAGCGGGTTCGAAGGAGCGTACATCGTCGGGGAAGCGTCCTTTGCACTGGCCGTGCGCAACCGTTGCCTAGACGCGGGAATGCCGCGCGAGAATATTGACTTTTGCGGCTACTGGCGCAAGGCCCAGTCGGCTGACTTCGAATAG
- a CDS encoding HIT family protein — MSVFTEIIAGNIPGRFAYADEVCAVFGTHEPIADGHMLVVPRQEVSRFTELPDKTFSHLAVVAQRIGRAQEQAFPGTRAMVIIAGLEVPHVHLHVIPALSEADIQFARARHGLSGEELDAGVERVRGGLRETGCGEFVPASIHSLT, encoded by the coding sequence ATGAGTGTGTTTACGGAGATCATCGCCGGAAATATCCCCGGCCGTTTCGCTTACGCCGATGAGGTCTGTGCAGTGTTCGGCACCCACGAGCCGATTGCCGATGGGCACATGCTCGTTGTTCCCCGGCAGGAGGTATCGCGCTTCACGGAACTGCCGGATAAGACATTCTCCCATTTGGCCGTTGTCGCGCAGCGGATTGGCCGCGCCCAAGAACAGGCATTTCCCGGAACCCGCGCCATGGTCATTATTGCCGGGTTGGAAGTGCCCCACGTGCACCTGCATGTGATCCCGGCGCTGTCGGAAGCCGATATCCAATTCGCTCGCGCCCGGCACGGTCTATCCGGCGAGGAGCTGGATGCAGGGGTGGAGCGCGTGCGCGGTGGGCTACGGGAGACCGGCTGTGGCGAGTTCGTGCCTGCCAGTATCCATTCGCTTACCTGA
- a CDS encoding helix-hairpin-helix domain-containing protein, producing the protein MAGGMTQDADQAAINLAAPIRDGDHVHIAAVGETSVPAAGGSGEQIQSGQAGGSGLVNINTATASELQELPGIGPVLADAIVAWREENGGFSAPEELMEVSGIGQATFEKLRDHVVV; encoded by the coding sequence ATGGCCGGCGGGATGACACAGGATGCGGACCAAGCGGCCATCAACCTGGCGGCGCCGATCAGGGACGGGGACCACGTACATATTGCCGCCGTCGGAGAGACGTCTGTTCCGGCTGCGGGTGGTTCCGGGGAACAGATACAGTCCGGGCAGGCGGGTGGGTCCGGTCTGGTCAATATCAACACGGCCACTGCGTCTGAGTTGCAGGAATTGCCGGGGATTGGCCCGGTGCTGGCCGATGCGATTGTGGCATGGAGGGAAGAAAACGGCGGTTTCTCGGCCCCGGAGGAACTCATGGAGGTTTCGGGAATCGGCCAAGCCACCTTTGAGAAGTTACGTGATCACGTGGTGGTGTGA
- a CDS encoding ComEC/Rec2 family competence protein yields MCPLCTIAAAHSSYAEAPGAQKRRLPMQDLRLVPIAVGALAGALCGLRLPLSSGAARAALALIAVLGLVAIVATKGAARSEISTGRACITVVLLTVAVTSTSWIISAYRAELAHPAIVVRAAQEHRRVSIEGTIASRVSSATGPWDDGECTADVSLKRVTIRSIVYPVSEQARVVVIGVPCEAMTGQDLRAVGPLSTVEGTRRQVARLRSSDAVLSGEGRMREAFALRVKAALGDLLADKPTPVRQLVPGVVLGDRAQMNASLRDAMQVVQLSHLTAVSGAHVAVITGTFIAILGRRRAVLSAVLSMLALCGLVILVGGQASVVRAALMSALIFVALALERPAQAVAALCVSVIVGVLLNPWLATSYGFLLSTSATAGIVLAGSPLAAWLAERIPRLVAEAIAIPLTAQLACLPVLLLFADSGSIWGVVANCLVAPVVAPLTISGMASALLAVFVPALASLILLPAQMASWWIWQIATCLAGWPGSGVPLWMASLGSVLIVAGVMGLVLILRGDWCGRRGGGGSRVALAVVVLGALAICILVGQRRTPGGIPSDWTVVQCDVGQGSGLIARSHGRTLMIDVGPETDAAAQCLKQADVEHLDLLVLSHAHSDHIGGLAAVLDQAEVEQVWVSPNTEPAANSAWALRQLEEAGVPVYTASAGTQLEGTDGMVAAAVLWPRTTRGGGEEAANHQSIALWIDAVGGVLVLSDMDESAQSTLARDAPVVTTVVVAHHGSADQSARLADVLSARLALVSVGENSYGHPSQRVLELYAESDIYSTKDCGTITLDARGGVSSACSAPIG; encoded by the coding sequence ATGTGCCCGTTATGCACCATCGCTGCGGCGCATAGCTCTTACGCGGAGGCGCCAGGTGCGCAGAAACGGCGGCTCCCCATGCAGGATCTGCGGCTTGTACCGATTGCGGTCGGCGCCTTGGCAGGTGCGCTGTGCGGCCTGCGCCTTCCGCTTTCCAGCGGTGCCGCGCGAGCCGCATTGGCCCTTATCGCGGTGCTTGGACTTGTGGCCATAGTGGCCACAAAAGGTGCGGCACGAAGCGAGATCTCCACCGGAAGAGCCTGCATCACCGTCGTGTTGCTCACCGTAGCGGTGACCAGTACATCCTGGATCATCAGCGCTTATCGCGCCGAGCTCGCCCACCCGGCAATTGTGGTTCGTGCAGCCCAGGAGCATCGGAGAGTAAGTATCGAAGGGACCATCGCGAGCCGCGTCTCATCCGCAACCGGCCCCTGGGACGACGGCGAATGCACCGCGGATGTCAGCCTGAAACGGGTCACCATTCGCTCCATAGTGTACCCCGTCTCCGAACAGGCCCGTGTGGTGGTTATCGGAGTGCCATGCGAGGCGATGACTGGTCAAGATCTGCGAGCGGTAGGGCCGCTCTCAACGGTCGAGGGGACTCGACGGCAGGTGGCGCGCCTACGTTCTTCGGACGCGGTGCTCAGCGGTGAGGGGCGTATGCGCGAAGCATTCGCACTGCGCGTCAAGGCAGCATTGGGCGATCTTCTGGCGGACAAGCCGACGCCGGTGCGCCAACTCGTGCCCGGCGTGGTGCTCGGCGACCGAGCACAGATGAACGCCAGTTTGCGTGACGCTATGCAAGTTGTCCAACTATCGCATCTCACGGCCGTCTCCGGTGCGCATGTTGCCGTCATAACCGGCACCTTTATCGCAATTCTCGGGAGGAGGAGGGCCGTCCTCAGCGCGGTTCTCAGCATGTTGGCGTTGTGTGGCCTCGTGATCCTGGTCGGAGGTCAGGCATCAGTGGTTCGCGCCGCACTGATGTCCGCACTCATATTTGTGGCGCTGGCGCTGGAGCGCCCTGCACAGGCTGTGGCAGCACTGTGCGTCTCCGTGATAGTTGGGGTACTTCTCAATCCGTGGTTGGCGACGAGCTACGGATTTCTCTTGTCGACAAGCGCGACGGCCGGCATTGTACTGGCGGGCAGTCCATTGGCCGCGTGGTTGGCCGAGCGCATACCGCGCCTGGTAGCGGAGGCAATCGCCATTCCACTGACCGCGCAACTGGCATGCCTGCCGGTCCTTCTTCTATTTGCCGACAGCGGGTCGATATGGGGCGTTGTCGCGAACTGCCTGGTGGCGCCGGTTGTAGCGCCGCTGACGATCAGTGGAATGGCGTCGGCCCTGCTCGCCGTCTTCGTTCCCGCGCTGGCCTCACTGATCCTGCTTCCGGCGCAGATGGCGAGTTGGTGGATCTGGCAGATTGCTACCTGCCTGGCCGGGTGGCCAGGCTCGGGTGTTCCACTGTGGATGGCGAGCCTCGGCAGCGTCCTGATAGTGGCTGGAGTGATGGGCTTAGTTCTCATCCTGCGGGGTGATTGGTGCGGGCGCCGTGGAGGAGGAGGTTCGCGTGTCGCCCTGGCAGTGGTAGTTCTGGGGGCTCTCGCGATCTGCATCCTAGTCGGTCAGCGGCGTACCCCCGGTGGGATTCCGTCCGATTGGACCGTCGTGCAGTGCGATGTGGGCCAAGGGTCGGGGCTTATAGCACGCAGTCACGGCAGGACACTCATGATTGATGTCGGACCTGAGACTGACGCAGCTGCGCAGTGTCTCAAGCAAGCCGACGTCGAACATCTTGATCTGCTGGTGCTGTCACACGCCCACAGTGATCATATCGGCGGGTTAGCGGCAGTACTCGACCAGGCCGAAGTTGAACAGGTATGGGTGTCGCCCAATACCGAACCCGCTGCGAATAGTGCGTGGGCGTTGCGGCAGTTGGAAGAAGCGGGAGTGCCGGTGTACACGGCCTCTGCCGGGACGCAATTGGAAGGAACGGATGGCATGGTGGCAGCCGCTGTGCTGTGGCCGCGTACGACGCGAGGAGGTGGGGAAGAGGCAGCCAACCACCAGTCGATTGCACTCTGGATCGACGCGGTGGGTGGAGTGCTTGTTCTCTCGGACATGGACGAGTCCGCGCAGTCGACTCTAGCGAGGGACGCACCCGTGGTGACAACGGTTGTCGTTGCCCACCACGGTAGCGCCGACCAGTCGGCGCGTTTAGCTGATGTGCTCTCTGCACGTCTGGCGTTGGTGTCGGTGGGGGAGAACAGTTATGGGCACCCATCGCAGCGAGTTCTTGAACTCTACGCGGAAAGCGACATTTATAGCACCAAAGACTGCGGAACGATCACGCTGGATGCCCGCGGTGGTGTTAGCTCGGCCTGTAGTGCGCCGATCGGCTGA
- the holA gene encoding DNA polymerase III subunit delta produces the protein MAARARRPSGPRWDQLELAPVVLLTVGEPALGDRALARLSALARARTPSVEITKLDAAAYEAGALAQLTSPSLFGEDRMIVVPNMEKMSDAFSADALNYLDSPEPDVVLVVRHNGGNRGRKLLTAITAGGFQHSDIPQVKNDAEKAELVRSEARRARRRMTEGAAHDLVDALGRDIRELLAAVTQLLEDIDGTIDETAVHEYYRGRIEATPFAVADAVVAGQHGHAIALARHAMVTGTAPVPIVAAITTKLRSMALVLAMRGQARPGEVRLAPWQIDRAKKDLRGWSGEALAQAILVVAQADAEVKGASRDAAFALERAILRIGEARRNSAR, from the coding sequence ATGGCAGCACGTGCACGCCGCCCGAGTGGGCCACGCTGGGACCAGTTAGAGCTGGCACCGGTTGTTTTACTGACCGTGGGAGAACCAGCTCTTGGGGATCGCGCCCTCGCGCGTTTGAGTGCATTGGCACGCGCCCGAACTCCTAGTGTCGAGATCACGAAACTCGACGCGGCGGCATACGAGGCGGGGGCGCTGGCGCAACTGACGAGCCCGTCACTATTCGGCGAGGATCGGATGATCGTGGTCCCGAATATGGAGAAGATGTCCGACGCCTTCTCGGCAGATGCCTTGAATTACCTCGACTCACCGGAGCCCGACGTCGTTCTGGTTGTACGACACAACGGGGGCAACCGCGGTAGGAAGCTGCTCACCGCGATCACGGCCGGAGGTTTTCAACACAGCGATATTCCGCAGGTAAAGAACGATGCGGAGAAAGCCGAACTGGTGCGTAGTGAGGCTCGGCGGGCGCGTCGTCGTATGACCGAAGGTGCGGCACACGATCTCGTCGATGCACTCGGACGAGATATCCGCGAGCTTCTCGCGGCGGTTACGCAGCTCTTGGAAGATATCGACGGCACGATTGACGAGACCGCGGTGCACGAATACTACCGCGGCCGAATCGAGGCCACGCCCTTCGCCGTGGCAGATGCCGTTGTCGCCGGTCAACACGGGCACGCCATCGCGCTCGCTCGGCATGCGATGGTTACTGGCACCGCTCCGGTTCCAATTGTTGCCGCGATCACCACGAAACTCCGCTCCATGGCCCTGGTCCTCGCAATGCGCGGGCAGGCGCGCCCCGGCGAGGTGCGGCTAGCACCCTGGCAAATCGATAGGGCAAAAAAGGATTTGCGCGGGTGGAGCGGTGAGGCCCTCGCGCAAGCAATCCTCGTTGTGGCACAGGCTGATGCGGAAGTAAAAGGAGCTTCGCGTGATGCCGCATTCGCGCTAGAGCGCGCAATCTTGCGGATTGGGGAGGCACGGCGAAACTCAGCACGATGA
- a CDS encoding Re/Si-specific NAD(P)(+) transhydrogenase subunit alpha → MQIGVPKEPSEGQTLVAASPDTVGKLIKLGYQVCVETGAGVAASYLDQQYQAVGAEIVDRDRAWAADIVTCLDAPPDGELALMREGATLIARLDPGSHPERLEKFSQRGITALSIDAVPRISRAQSMDVRSSMANIGGYRAVIEAANRFGRLFTGQVTAAGKVPPATVYVIGVGVAGLSAIGTANSLGAIVKATDVRPETAEQVHSMGGEFVAIPVQQESTDGYAKAMTADQEQLAMKVYAEQAASSDIVITTAAIPGRAAPRLLTAQAIAAMKPGSVIVDMAASSGGNCELTVPGEVVQTDNGVTIIGYLDLPRRLPGQASQLYGQNIVNFFKLATPQRDGQLTLDEDDVVVRSMTVTLNGHIMWPPPPVKVSAAPPPTPKQEEVAAPEPEPEKPAWRRWWWRIAAAAVLVWLILTAPFGMRSHFIVFALAIVVGFYVITNVTHSLHTPLMSVTNAISGIIVVGAIQQIGSSSAAITVLAFIAMSVAFINVFGGFTVTHRMLKMFRRS, encoded by the coding sequence GTGCAAATAGGAGTGCCGAAGGAGCCCAGCGAAGGGCAGACTCTCGTCGCCGCCAGCCCCGATACCGTTGGTAAGCTCATCAAATTGGGTTACCAGGTCTGCGTTGAGACGGGCGCCGGTGTGGCGGCGAGTTATCTCGACCAGCAGTATCAGGCGGTCGGAGCAGAGATCGTTGATCGAGATCGTGCCTGGGCTGCGGATATTGTGACATGTCTCGACGCGCCGCCAGACGGCGAGTTGGCGCTGATGCGAGAGGGAGCAACACTGATCGCCCGCCTGGATCCTGGCTCCCATCCGGAGCGTCTGGAGAAGTTCAGCCAGCGGGGCATCACAGCTCTCTCAATCGACGCGGTTCCCCGCATTTCGCGCGCGCAATCGATGGACGTGCGATCATCAATGGCGAATATCGGCGGCTACCGTGCCGTTATCGAGGCCGCGAATCGATTCGGGCGGTTGTTCACCGGTCAGGTGACGGCTGCCGGCAAGGTTCCGCCCGCCACCGTGTACGTGATCGGCGTGGGAGTTGCCGGGTTGTCGGCAATTGGGACGGCTAACTCGCTCGGTGCCATCGTCAAGGCCACGGACGTGCGGCCGGAAACTGCTGAGCAGGTCCATTCGATGGGTGGAGAATTCGTCGCAATTCCAGTTCAACAGGAATCAACCGACGGTTATGCGAAGGCGATGACTGCGGACCAGGAACAACTCGCCATGAAGGTGTACGCCGAGCAAGCCGCCTCCTCGGATATTGTCATCACCACTGCAGCGATCCCCGGTCGCGCGGCGCCGCGCCTGCTGACGGCACAGGCTATCGCCGCGATGAAGCCCGGCTCGGTGATCGTGGATATGGCTGCCTCCTCCGGTGGGAACTGTGAGCTCACCGTGCCGGGGGAAGTGGTGCAAACAGACAATGGTGTGACCATCATTGGCTACCTGGATCTGCCACGGCGACTTCCCGGGCAGGCCTCTCAGCTCTACGGCCAGAACATCGTGAACTTCTTCAAGTTGGCGACCCCGCAACGCGATGGTCAGCTCACCTTGGACGAGGACGACGTCGTCGTCCGCTCGATGACGGTGACGCTCAACGGTCATATCATGTGGCCACCGCCTCCGGTTAAGGTATCGGCGGCGCCGCCGCCCACTCCGAAGCAGGAAGAAGTGGCCGCCCCCGAACCGGAGCCAGAGAAACCGGCATGGCGAAGGTGGTGGTGGCGGATCGCTGCCGCCGCCGTGCTCGTGTGGCTGATTCTCACTGCTCCATTTGGTATGCGCAGCCACTTCATTGTGTTCGCCTTGGCGATAGTGGTCGGGTTCTATGTGATTACTAATGTCACGCATTCGCTGCACACCCCGCTGATGTCCGTGACCAACGCGATTTCCGGCATTATTGTCGTCGGTGCGATCCAGCAAATCGGATCGAGCAGTGCGGCGATTACAGTGCTTGCCTTCATCGCCATGTCGGTTGCGTTTATCAATGTGTTCGGTGGTTTCACGGTGACACACCGCATGCTCAAGATGTTCAGGAGGAGCTGA
- the pntB gene encoding Re/Si-specific NAD(P)(+) transhydrogenase subunit beta, with product MYSNSILTVGYVSDAAGRFDALASIVAALLFILALAGLSRQTTAQRGNILGIVGMVLALIATIWVAIDISGGNQTRAILLIIAAMLIGAAIGVWRAVKVEMTGMPELIAMLHSFVGLAAVIVGYNSFLETPGSDAPTNAFHMGEVGLAVFIGAVTFTGSIVAFLKLSAKISSRPLTLPGRNILNLCAVIASLALIIWLAHTRSVGSGLIPLIILTIVALLLGAHLVLAIGGGDMPVVISMLNSYSGWAAAMAGFTLENDLLIITGALVGSSGAYLSYIMCQAMNRSFVSVILGGFGSTGAPAAEHDYGEHRETTAADAAQLLKDASSVIITPGYGMAVAHAQYPVADLTARLRAAGVDVRFGIHPVAGRLPGHMNVLLAEAKVPYDIVLELDEINDDFADTDVVLVIGANDTVNPAAAEEPGSPIAGMPVLHVWEARNVIVFKRSMGNAGYAGVQNPLFFRENTQMLLGDAKNTVEEIISVL from the coding sequence ATGTACTCGAACTCAATTCTGACAGTGGGATACGTAAGCGATGCTGCCGGTCGCTTCGATGCGTTGGCATCTATTGTTGCCGCACTCCTCTTCATCCTCGCGCTGGCGGGCCTGTCGCGGCAGACCACCGCGCAGCGCGGCAATATCCTTGGCATCGTTGGTATGGTGCTTGCGCTGATTGCCACGATCTGGGTGGCGATTGACATCAGTGGCGGCAACCAGACCAGGGCTATTCTCCTTATTATTGCGGCGATGCTGATCGGCGCAGCCATTGGGGTATGGCGGGCCGTCAAGGTTGAGATGACGGGTATGCCGGAACTGATCGCCATGCTCCACTCCTTCGTGGGTCTGGCCGCCGTCATAGTCGGCTACAACTCCTTCCTGGAAACCCCCGGGTCAGACGCTCCCACAAATGCCTTCCATATGGGTGAGGTCGGCTTAGCGGTTTTCATCGGAGCGGTGACCTTCACAGGTTCGATTGTTGCCTTCCTGAAGCTGTCCGCGAAGATATCGTCACGGCCATTGACTCTTCCGGGCCGCAACATCCTTAATCTGTGCGCGGTAATCGCTTCGCTGGCGTTGATCATTTGGCTTGCCCACACACGCTCGGTCGGTTCCGGCCTTATTCCGCTGATTATTCTGACCATAGTGGCGTTGCTTCTCGGGGCACATCTGGTGTTGGCTATCGGTGGCGGCGATATGCCGGTTGTCATTTCAATGTTGAACTCGTACTCGGGGTGGGCAGCTGCGATGGCCGGCTTCACGCTCGAGAACGATCTGCTCATCATCACCGGTGCCTTGGTCGGATCCTCGGGTGCGTATCTCTCCTACATCATGTGCCAAGCGATGAATCGCTCCTTCGTTTCGGTTATCCTCGGCGGCTTCGGCTCCACGGGTGCTCCCGCAGCCGAGCATGATTACGGCGAGCATCGAGAGACGACGGCGGCCGATGCGGCCCAGCTGCTCAAGGACGCCTCGTCTGTGATTATCACCCCTGGCTATGGCATGGCCGTGGCACATGCGCAGTACCCGGTGGCAGATCTCACCGCCAGGCTGCGCGCCGCAGGGGTCGACGTTCGCTTCGGTATCCACCCCGTAGCCGGGCGTCTTCCTGGGCATATGAATGTGCTGCTGGCGGAGGCGAAGGTTCCTTACGACATTGTTCTGGAGCTCGATGAGATCAACGACGACTTCGCGGATACAGACGTCGTTCTGGTGATTGGTGCGAATGACACCGTGAACCCGGCGGCTGCCGAAGAGCCGGGTTCGCCCATCGCGGGCATGCCGGTGCTGCATGTCTGGGAGGCCCGCAACGTCATCGTGTTCAAGCGTTCGATGGGCAATGCCGGATATGCGGGTGTGCAAAACCCGCTGTTCTTCCGCGAGAACACGCAGATGCTGCTAGGTGATGCGAAGAATACGGTGGAGGAGATCATCTCTGTTCTCTAG
- the rpsT gene encoding 30S ribosomal protein S20 → MANIKSQKKRILTNEKRRLRNQAVKSELKTYVRKTREAVEAGDVETAQAAYRAAARKLDKAVSKGVIHKNQAANRKSKLARRVNSISA, encoded by the coding sequence GTGGCAAATATCAAGTCGCAAAAGAAGCGCATTCTCACGAATGAGAAGAGGCGCCTGCGCAATCAGGCCGTTAAGTCGGAGCTGAAGACCTACGTGCGTAAAACACGTGAGGCTGTCGAAGCGGGAGATGTTGAAACCGCTCAGGCCGCTTATCGTGCCGCCGCCCGGAAGCTCGACAAGGCCGTGTCCAAAGGAGTCATTCACAAGAATCAGGCCGCGAATCGCAAGTCGAAGCTTGCGCGTCGGGTCAACAGCATAAGCGCCTGA